A region of Arabidopsis thaliana chromosome 5, partial sequence DNA encodes the following proteins:
- the CYP71A16 gene encoding cytochrome P450, family 71, subfamily A, polypeptide 16 (''cytochrome P450, family 71, subfamily A, polypeptide 16'' (CYP71A16); FUNCTIONS IN: electron carrier activity, monooxygenase activity, iron ion binding, oxygen binding, heme binding; INVOLVED IN: oxidation reduction; LOCATED IN: chloroplast; EXPRESSED IN: root, cultured cell; CONTAINS InterPro DOMAIN/s: Cytochrome P450 (InterPro:IPR001128), Cytochrome P450, conserved site (InterPro:IPR017972), Cytochrome P450, E-class, group I (InterPro:IPR002401); BEST Arabidopsis thaliana protein match is: cytochrome P450, family 71, subfamily A, polypeptide 20 (TAIR:AT4G13310.1); Has 1807 Blast hits to 1807 proteins in 277 species: Archae - 0; Bacteria - 0; Metazoa - 736; Fungi - 347; Plants - 385; Viruses - 0; Other Eukaryotes - 339 (source: NCBI BLink).) has protein sequence MEMMILISLCLTTFLTILLFFKSLLKRPNSNLPPSPWRLPVIGNLHQLSLHPHRALSSLSARHGPLMLLRFGRVPVLIVSSADVAHDVMKTHDLKFANRPITKSAHKISNGGRDLVFAPYGEYWRNVKSLCTIHLLSNKMVQSSEKRREEEITLLMETLEEASLSSSSVNLSKLITNMVSDIMGKVVLGKKYSGEEGTIDVKTITKSFLDAVGLSPVGEYIPSLAWIGKITGSDGKLEKITKQFGDFIEKVLQEHEDTTADKETPDFVDMLLTIQRDETAQCQLDKSDLKVIIFEMFLGSTTTTSAVIEWAMTRLMRNPECLKKLQDEIRSVSKMNSYVSGKEVENMNYLKAVIKEVLRLHPPLPLLVPRLLSEDVKLKGYDITAGTQVIINAWAIQRDTATWGSDAQEFRPERHFDSTWDFVGRNFKYIPFGAGRRLCPGIGLGSVMASVTLANLVKRFDWRVEDGPSGYDKPDLVEGAGIDVCRKFPLVVFPSSA, from the exons atggaaatgatgatattaatCTCACTGTGCTTAACCACTTTCCTAACTATTCTACTCTTCTTCAAATCACTCCTCAAACGACCCAACTCTAACTTACCTCCGTCTCCATGGCGTCTTCCGGTCATTGGAAACCTCCATCAGCTCAGTCTCCACCCGCACCGTGCTCTCTCTTCCCTCAGCGCGCGCCACGGGCCACTCATGCTCCTTCGTTTCGGCCGTGTCCCTGTTCTCATTGTCTCTTCTGCTGACGTAGCTCATGATGTCATGAAGACACATGATCTTAAGTTTGCCAACCGTCCGATCACGAAATCTGCCCATAAAATCTCGAATGGCGGGCGAGATTTGGTATTCGCCCCCTATGGCGAATACTGGAGGAACGTTAAG AGTCTATGCACGATACATCTCCTCAGCAACAAAATGGTTCAATCCtctgagaaaagaagagaagaagagataacTCTATTGATGGAGACGCTGGAAGAAGCaagtttatcttcttcatcggtGAATCTAAGCAAACTCATTACTAATATGGTAAGCGACATAATGGGTAAAGTTGTATTGGGGAAAAAATACAGCGGCGAGGAAGGCACAATCGATGTCAAGACCATAACAAAGAGTTTCTTGGATGCCGTGGGGCTTTCCCCGGTCGGGGAATACATTCCGAGTTTGGCATGGATAGGTAAGATTACGGGTTCAGATGGTAAGCTAGAGAAAATAACCAAGCAGTTTGGtgattttatagaaaaagtgTTGCAAGAACATGAGGATACAACTGCCGACAAAGAAACACCAGATTTTGTTGATATGTTGCTAACAATTCAAAGAGATGAGACTGCACAATGCCAATTGGATAAAAGCGACTTAAAAGTCATCATATTT GAAATGTTTTTAGGGAGCACGACAACAACTTCCGCGGTAATAGAGTGGGCGATGACACGCCTAATGAGAAATCCAGAATGTTTGAAGAAACTTCAAGATGAGATTCGTTCAGTTTCGAAGATGAATTCATATGTATCAGGAAAAGAAGTTGAAAATATGAACTACTTAAAAGCTGTGATCAAGGAGGTACTTCGGCTGCATCCCCCACTCCCGCTATTAGTTCCGCGACTATTAAGCGaagatgtaaaattaaaaggaTACGACATTACTGCGGGCACACAG GTGATCATTAATGCTTGGGCGATCCAACGAGACACTGCGACATGGGGATCGGATGCACAAGAATTTAGGCCAGAAAGACATTTTGATTCAACTTGGGATTTTGTTGGACGAAATTTCAAATACATTCCATTTGGAGCAGGGAGAAGGTTATGTCCCGGCATTGGACTTGGGTCGGTGATGGCAAGTGTGACTTTGGCCAATCTTGTGAAACGGTTTGACTGGAGAGTTGAGGATGGACCTTCAGGATATGATAAACCAGATCTAGTAGAGGGAGCTGGAATCGATGTTTGCCGAAAATTTCCTCTTGTTGTCTTTCCATCTTCTGCTTAG